The Sphingobium sp. JS3065 genomic sequence GAAGATCCCAGATTTTGCAGCGTGAAGGCTCGTTATGATAATGTTAGCGAATATTTCGCGTTGCGGGAAGATGCGCTCAGGACGCGGACAACGGCCGAATGGTTGGAAATATTTGACTGCGCGGATGTTCCCGCCGGTCAGAGCCACACCCTTGAGACGCTGTTGACCGACGAGCATCTTCAGGACGTCGGCCTGTTCCGCGTCACGAACCACCCCGCTGAAGGAGATATTCTGAACATCCGGCTGCCGAACGACGCGGACGATCTTGCGCGGCCCGGCTACAGCCCGCCCCCTCTACAGGGACAGCATAGCGGAGATATCCTGGCCGAGCTGGGCTATTCGGACGAGGAGATAGAAAGGCTGCGCCTTGCCAATGTCATCGTCGCGCCAGGCCGTCCACAGGACGAAGAAAAGAGGATGCCCGCGTGACCTCGGTCGATCCGGCAGCTTCGCATCGCCCCGACTTGTTCCCGGGACGCGCAGGCGGCCGAGCGCCACTGTGGCGCTCTCTCCTTTACGTCCCTGCAAATGTGCAGAAGTTCGTCGATCGGGCCTCTCGGTCCGAAGCGGATGCGATCCAACTCGACCTTGAGGATGGCGTTGCACCTCCCGACAAGGCGGATGCACGTCGCGGAATTGCTGTGGCTGCGCGCAGGATCGCGGCGAGCGGCATCGACGTGATTGTTCGAATCAACCGTCCCCTTGCACTTGCGGTGCGGGACATAGAGGCCAGCGTCGGTCCCGATGTGATGGCTCTCTCCCTGCCCAAGGTGGAAAGCGCCGACCATGTCAGACTGCTCAGCGAGGTGGTGGGTGAAGCTGAGTTGCGGGCAGGAATGAATCCGGGAGGCACTCGCTTCATCCTGGGCATCGAATCGCCCTCGGCCTGGTTTCAGATGCAGGCGATCGCAGCCGCCGACACCCGGAACGTTGCGATGCTGCTTGGCACGGAAGATTTCGCCACCGCGGTAGGCATGGCGGTGAGCGCTGAAAATTTCGCCGGCCCGAAGCAGATGATGGTGCTGGCGGCTACGGCGGCGGGCATCGCTCCTCTTGGCATCGTGGGCAGTTTCGCCAATTTCCGGGACACCGATAATTTTCGCGCGATGGTGCTAAAAAGCCGCCAGCTTGGCTTCAGGGGATCGAGTTGCATCCATCCTGACCAGATACCCATTCTCAATGCTGGATTCTCTCCGCCTGAAGAAGAAGTCGAAAACGCCCGGAAGATCGTGGAGAAATTCAGTGCCGCACAGAAAGGCGCTGTGGGGCTCGATGGCAATATGATTGACTTGCCCGTATTGGAGCGAGCCCGGGCGTTGCTATATGAGCATCAGCGCATAATGGAGCGTGCGACACGCGTCGGCAATTGACCAGCCCTCGGCTCTGCTCCAAAGGAAGGAGAAGGAGCGGAACTCGGCAATGGATGCGATAAAATCTGCAAAGCGGACGCTTGAACTGTTTGAGCTGTTCGCGGACATCCGTCGCCCGGCACGCGTTGTTGAAATTCAAAACCGGTTGGACCTTCCACAATCTAGTACCTCCAAGCTGCTGCGCATGTTCGTGAAGATGGGTTATCTTCAATATGATCCAGCACACCGAACCTTCTATCCCACACTTCGCGTAACCCTGCTCGGCGGATGGCTGCACGACCAGTGGTTCGGGCATGATAGTTTGCTGATGACCATGGAATCGCTACGTGAGAAGCTCGGAACAAGCGTTCTACTGGGCATTCAGAACGACAAGCATGTGCTATACATGCTCGCGCTGCAGGCTCTGGTCCAGCCGCGACCGCCACTCGCCACGGGTACGCTGCGTCCTATCTGCCGGGCTGCAGCTGGCAAGGCGCTGCTGATGCACAAAGCTGAGGGCGATATTGGCCGGCTGGTCAGACGCATAAATGCAGAGGAGCCGGACAGCACCCTGCATGTCGATCTGAAAGATCTTCTCGCGGATCTCGCGGAATGTCGTGCGCGAGGCTATGCTTTGAGCGAAGGCGCTATCGTCGCGAGCAGCGGCGTCGTGGCCATGCCGCTGCCCAGATTACCGGGCCAGCCCGCCATGGCGCTGGGCGTGGGCGCTCCGCTGGACTGGTTGCGTGAGAATGTTGGGGAAGTGGTAGAGACATTGAGGAGCCAGATTTCGGCCATGGGCGAGAAATCCGGCGAATGAAGCTGAAAGAAAAATGGAAGTCCGGATGGTGCCTCAGCCATCCGAACTTCCATTTTGCAGGCGGCCCCATCAGTCGAGCTTGAAAACCTTCATGGCCGTGCCGCCCAGGATCATGCGGGCTTGCTCGGGTGTGGTTACATCCAGCACCGCCTTGATCGAATCCCAGCACCAGCCAAAGCCGCCTTCCGCATGCGGATAATCCTGGCTCCACATGACGCGGTCTGCGCCGACGATGTCGAGCAGACGCATGCCGGCGGGATCGTGCATGAAGACCGCATAGCAGTTATTTTCCCAATAATAGCGCGGATGCTGCTTCAGCTTGGGATTAAGTGCCTGCTGATAGCATTCGTACAGCATCGATGCCGTCTGGAGAGCGCCGGGCACCCAGTTGATTTCAGCCTCCACAAAGGCGACCTGAAGCTTGGGAAAGCGATCCAGGATGCCGCCGAAGATCAGTTCGCCCAAATTCTTCCTGAAGCCGGCGAACTGCGTCATCACGGTGACGCCCTCGCCGCCTGGACCGTCGGCATGCGCCTCGCCCACATGGAAACAGATCGGTATGTCCGCATCTTCTATCGCGGACCAGAGGGCATCGACCTCGGGCATGCAATAGTTCATCGGCTTGCCGTCCGGTCCCTTGGGATTAATCGGCAGCTGGATCGTCTTCAATCCCAGATCCTTCGCCTCGAACACGGCGTCGCGGATCTTTTCGAGATTGCCGACATTGACCTGCCCCACGCCAAAGAAGCGGCCGGGCGCCAGCTGGTTCATCTCCTTCAGATGCTGATTGTAGATACGGAAAACCCAGTCACGCACTTCAAGGTCGGGAACGTGGTGAAAGAGGTTGATGCCATTGCCGAAAGCGATTTCCTTCTGGACCCCTTCGACATCGAAATCCCGCATCCGCGGTTCGATCGACACGCAGCCCGGCACCTTCTCGAATGTCGCGACCAGGCGCGCGGCGGCGGGCGGCATCATGACCTTGCCGTTCATGATCCACTGATATTCGCCGTCCTCGGTCTTGACGATCCGGGGCGCCTTTTCCTTCAGATGGGCCGGGAAATTCTCGTAGAAAATGTCGTCAACGACAGACCAGTGATTGTCGGCTGACACCACGATTGTCCCTTCCGGCAGCTCCATCTGGCCCTCGGGCCTAGGCTGCGGAGCGCGACCGTAGGGCAGAGGATGCCCCCGCACCAGACTGTCATAGGCCTCCGCGGTTTCATTGAAGCGATAATTGTCGAGCATCGAACCTCTCCTCGTCGGATTATGAGAGGAGAATATTGCTGCCTGCGCGCAAACGCCCCCTCATTTTCGAGGGGAGAGCCGGATTTTCCTGCGCATGACGGTTATCCGTCGCCCTCCACTATGACGTTCTGCCGCACCAGATCGGTGTATCGATCTCCCACCAATGGCCTCAAAATCTCCTGATTATGTTCGCCTTTCCGAGGAGCCGGGCGCGCAAGAACGGCCGGAGTGCGGGACAGGCGCGCCACCTGTCCGTGCATGGGCAGCCAACCCATTTCCTCATCCGGCACCTCGATCAGGCTTTCGCGCTCTATGATATAGGAAT encodes the following:
- a CDS encoding HpcH/HpaI aldolase/citrate lyase family protein, translated to MTSVDPAASHRPDLFPGRAGGRAPLWRSLLYVPANVQKFVDRASRSEADAIQLDLEDGVAPPDKADARRGIAVAARRIAASGIDVIVRINRPLALAVRDIEASVGPDVMALSLPKVESADHVRLLSEVVGEAELRAGMNPGGTRFILGIESPSAWFQMQAIAAADTRNVAMLLGTEDFATAVGMAVSAENFAGPKQMMVLAATAAGIAPLGIVGSFANFRDTDNFRAMVLKSRQLGFRGSSCIHPDQIPILNAGFSPPEEEVENARKIVEKFSAAQKGAVGLDGNMIDLPVLERARALLYEHQRIMERATRVGN
- a CDS encoding IclR family transcriptional regulator — its product is MDAIKSAKRTLELFELFADIRRPARVVEIQNRLDLPQSSTSKLLRMFVKMGYLQYDPAHRTFYPTLRVTLLGGWLHDQWFGHDSLLMTMESLREKLGTSVLLGIQNDKHVLYMLALQALVQPRPPLATGTLRPICRAAAGKALLMHKAEGDIGRLVRRINAEEPDSTLHVDLKDLLADLAECRARGYALSEGAIVASSGVVAMPLPRLPGQPAMALGVGAPLDWLRENVGEVVETLRSQISAMGEKSGE
- a CDS encoding amidohydrolase family protein; the protein is MLDNYRFNETAEAYDSLVRGHPLPYGRAPQPRPEGQMELPEGTIVVSADNHWSVVDDIFYENFPAHLKEKAPRIVKTEDGEYQWIMNGKVMMPPAAARLVATFEKVPGCVSIEPRMRDFDVEGVQKEIAFGNGINLFHHVPDLEVRDWVFRIYNQHLKEMNQLAPGRFFGVGQVNVGNLEKIRDAVFEAKDLGLKTIQLPINPKGPDGKPMNYCMPEVDALWSAIEDADIPICFHVGEAHADGPGGEGVTVMTQFAGFRKNLGELIFGGILDRFPKLQVAFVEAEINWVPGALQTASMLYECYQQALNPKLKQHPRYYWENNCYAVFMHDPAGMRLLDIVGADRVMWSQDYPHAEGGFGWCWDSIKAVLDVTTPEQARMILGGTAMKVFKLD